Below is a genomic region from Paraburkholderia phenazinium.
CGGTGTCAGCGAGGGCGGCCGATTCGCGACCCTGCGAGCGCCGAACAGGTCAGATCGGATCAGCTCAGCTCTGCGACGGCGGCACGTAACCCGTAGCCTGATCGGCGCCTTCGCCGAAGAAGAACTTCTCGGTCTGCTTCATCAGATACTGGCGGGCACGCGGATCGGCCATGTTCAGGCGGTTTTCGTTGATCAGCATGGTCTGTTGCTTGAGCCACGCCTGCCAGGCTTCTTTCGAAATGCTTTCGTAGATCCGCTTGCCGAGTTCGCCCGGCAGCGGCGGGAAATCGAGGCCTTCGGCTTCCTTGCCGAGCTTCGCGCATTGAACCATACGAGCCATGCTGTGCTTCTCCTTTAATCGGTGGGGACGCTATTGCGCGCTGTTGCGTTTTTGGGCAGTCGCTTTATATGGGGCCGCTCAGAGCTGTTTCATCAGCACGAGCGACTTGCGCTGCCAGTTATAAAGGCGGCGGCGATCTTCCGGCAGGTCGTCGACCGTTGCCTTCACAAAGCCGCGTTTCAGGAACCAGTGTTCAGTGCGCGTCGTCAGCACGAAAATGCGCGTGAGACCGCGTGCGCGAGCGCGCTGCTCGATGCGCTTCAGAAGCCGCTCGCCGTCGCCGGTGCCTTGCGCTTCCGGTGCGACTGTGAGGCACGCCATTTCGCCGATGCGTTCCTGCGTGTAGGGATAAAGCGCCGCGCAGCCGAACAGCACGCCATCGTGCTCGATCACCGAGAAGTGGTCGATGTCGCGTTCGATCTGGTGGCGGTCGCGCCGCACGAGCGTGCCGTCCGACTCCAGCGGTTCGATCAGCGCGAGAATGCCGCCGACGTCGTCCGGCGTCGCTTCGCGCAGGCTTTCGAGGTTCTCGTACGAGATCATCGTGCCCACGCCATCGTGCAGGAACAGTTCGAGCAGCAGACTGCCGTCGAGCGCGTAGGGGATGATGTGCGCCCGCGCCACGCCGCCACGGCAGGCGCGGATGCAGTGCTTCAGATAGAAGCCGGCGTCGCCGGTGACTTCGCCGCTTTCATGCAGCTTGTAGGCGTCGTCGAGCGACAGTTCGCGCATCAGTTCGGTGCCGTCTTCGCCATCCTGCATCAGGCCCGGCGTCTCGGTCAGGAACACGATCTTGTCGGCGCGCAGCGCGATGGCGGCCGCCGAGGCCACATCTTCCATGGCCAGATTGAACGCCTCGCCAGTGGGCGAGAAGCCGAGCGGCGAGAGCAGCACGAGCTTGCGGCTGGCGAGAGAATGGCGAATCGAATCCGCGTCGATCTTGCGCACCACACCCGTGTGGGCGAAGTCGACCCCGTCCAGAATGCCGACCGGCCGCGCTGTCACGAAGTTGCCGGACACCACGCTGATGTGCGCGTGCGCCATCGGCGTGTTCGGCAAGCCCTGGCTGATCGCCGCCTCGATGTCCAGACGCACTTCGCCGGCCGCTTCCTTCGCGGATTCGAGCGCGCGCGCGTCCGTGATGCGCATGCCGTGCGAAAACTCGGACTCCACGCCGTGCAGGCTCATCTGCTCTTCGACCTGCGGTCGCGAGCCGTGGACGAGCACGATCTGGATGCCCATGGCCTGCAGCAGCGCGATGTCCGACACCAGCGCGTTCAGTAGCCCTTGATGCACCACTTCGCCGCCGAACCCGACGACGAACGTCTTGTTGCGGAACGCGTGAATGTACGGGGCAACCGAACGCATCCAGTCGACGAATTGCGCGTGTTGCGAGTCGGATTCCGTGGCGCCGGACGTGGCCGGAGCGCTCGCGGGCGTGGGGACGAGGTCGGTTTGGGAATTCATGCCCGGGATTATAATGCGCCCCCATGTCGAATGTACCCAAAAGTCCCGCTTCGGCGAACGAGAAAACGGCGCAGGGCGCCGGATCAGACCCATCGCGCGAGTCGCACGGCGAGGGAGGCGCGCGCGCGCGGCCTGCTGGTGGCGTGAAGCAGCAACCGCAGGCGACGCAAAAGTCGCCGCAGGCAGGGCAGCAGTCACGTGAGCCGCGTCGCGAGCACGGCGTTGACCCGAAAGCGTCATCGAAGCCGGCTCAAGGGCAACGCCCGCGTGATGACGCTCGCCGTCAAGCGGGTGCAGGCCAGGGGCCGGATCAGCGGGGGCGCAATACGCCTCGGGATGCGCAAAACACGGCCGGGCCTACGCGTGGCGCTGATGGCGAGCGTGAACCGCGGGCGCCACGTCCGCCGCGCGCCGCGCGGATAGTCGAGCCCAATCCGATTCCGCCTATCACCTTTCCCGAAGCGCTGCCGGTTTCCGGCCGACGCGAGGAAATCGCGCGGGCGATTGCCAACAACCAGGTGGTGATCGTCTGCGGCGAGACCGGCTCGGGCAAGACCACGCAGTTGCCGAAAATCTGTCTCGAACTCGGGCGTGGGCTCGGTGCGGGCGGCTCGGGCCTGATCGGCCACACGCAGCCGCGCCGGATTGCGGCATCGGCGACGGGGCGGCGCATCGCTGAGGAACTCGGCACGCCGTTCGGCGAAGTGGTCGGCTACAAGGTGCGGTTTACCGACAATCTCTCGCCGGGCGCTTCGGTCAAGCTGATGACGGACGGTATTCTGCTGGCGGAGACGCAGACCGATCCGCTGTTGAAGGCCTACGACACGCTGATCATTGACGAAGCGCATGAGCGCAGCCTGAACATCGATTTTCTGCTCGGCTATTTGCGTGAAGTTTTGCCGAAGCGGCCGGATCTGAAGCTGATCGTCACCTCGGCCACCATCGATGCGGATCGTTTTGCGCGCCACTTCGGCACGGATGACAAGCCCGCGCCGGTGATCGAGGTGAGCGGGCGGCTCTATCCGGTCGAGGTGCGTTATCGCGCGGTGGCGGAAGACAGTCCGGCCGTGAAGTCCGCGGAAGGTTCCTCGTCGTCTTCGTCATCGTCGTCGCGCGAGCGGCCCAAAACGCAGCGCGAGACCGATCGCGATCTGATGGACGCGATCATCGACGCCGTGGATGAACTGTGCCGCGAAGGTCCCGGCGACGTGCTGGTGTTCCTGCCTGGTGAGCGCGAAATTCGCGACGCCGCCGAGGCGCTGCGCAAGCATCATCCGCCGCATACGGAAATTTTGCCGCTGTTCGCGCGGTTGTCGGCGGCGGAGCAGGAGCGCGTGTTCCGGCCCTCGAACGCGCGGCGCATCGTGCTGGCCACCAACGTCGCGGAAACTTCGCTGACCGTGCCGGGGATTCGCTACGTCGTCGATACGGGTTTGGCTCGCGTGAAGCGCTACTCGTACCGTAACAAGGTCGAGCAGTTGCAGGTGGAGTCGATCTCGCAGGCGGCGGCCAATCAGCGGGCCGGTCGTTGCGGCCGGGTCGCGGATGGCGTGTGCATCCGCCTGTACGAGGAGACCGATTTCCAGTCGCGCGTGCGCTTCACCGATCCGGAGATTTTGCGGTCGTCGCTGGCGTCCGTGATTCTGCGGATGAAGTCGCTGCACCTCACCGCGATCGAAACCTTCCCGTTCATCGAACCGCCGCCCGGCCGCGCAATTGCCGATGGGTATCAACTGCTGAACGAGCTTGGCGCGGTCGACGACGATAACGAGCTCACGCCGCTTGGCCGCGAACTCGCGCGCTTGCCGCTCGATCCGCGCGTCGGGCGCATGATTCTCGCTGCGCGTGACCAGCAGGCGCTGCGCGAAGTGCTGATCATCGCGAGCGCACTGTCGGTGCAGGATCCGCGCGACCGGCCGATCGAAGCGCAGGAGCAGGCCGATCAGGCTCACCGTCGCTTTGCTGACGAGCGTTCTGAGTTTCTGCAATGGCTCAAGATCTGGAACTGGTTCGACGAGGCCATCGCGCACAAGAAGTCGAACCGGCAGTTGCATGACGAGTGTCGTGCCAATTTCTTGTCGCAACTGCGCTTGCGCGAATGGCGCGACGTTCATTCGCAATTGCTGACGGTGGTGCGCGAGCACGGCTGGCGCATCAATGAAGCCGAGGCCACGTTCGAGCAGATTCACCTCGCGCTGTTGACGGGGCTGCTCGGCAATATCGGCCTGAAGGCGGATGATGAGCCTTACTACCTCGGTGCACGCACCATCAAGTTTTATCTGTGGCCGGGTTCGGCGCTGGTGAAGAAAGCCGGGCGCTGGGTGATGGCTGCAGAACTGGTCGAAACAAGCCGGCTTTACGCGCGTTGTATTGCGAAGATCGAGCCGGAGTGGATCGAGCAGATCGGTGCGCATTTGCTGAAGAAGTCGCTCTCGGAGCCACATTGGGAAAAGCGCGCGGCGCAGGTGTCGGCCTTTGAGCGGGCCGTGCTGTACGGTCTGCCGATTTATCACCGGCGGCGGGTGAGTTTCGGCAAGCAGGACCCGGCGCGGGCGCGTGAATTGTTTATCCGCGGCGCGCTGGTGGAAGGCGAATTCGATACCAAGCTCGCGTTCTTCGCGCACAACCGCAAGCTGCTTGCCGATATCGAGCAGCTCGAACACAAATCGCGCCGTCAGGATGTGCTGGTCGACGATGAACTGATTTACGCGTTCTACGATCAGGCGTTGCCGCGCGGGATCTACACGGGCGCGTCATTCGAACGCTGGTATCGCGATGAAGTGAAGAAGAGCGGGCAGCCGGAAGACAAGCTGCGCCTGCTGTATCTGTCGCGTGACGATCTGATGCGTCACGAGGCGGCTGGAGTGACGACGGACCTGTTTCCGAAGCGGATGACGATGTCGGGTGTCGAGATGGCGCTGACCTATCACTTCGAGCCCGGTTCGCCACGCGATGGCGTGACGCTTGCCGTGCCGCTCTACGCGCTGAACCAGGTGGATGCGCGGCGCTGCGAATGGCTCGTGCCCGGCATGCTGAAGGAAAAGACACAACTGCTGCTGAAGTCGCTGCCGCAAAAGTTGCGGCGGCATTGCGTGCCGCTGCCGGAATACGCCGCGGGGTTTGTGGATCGCAACGGTGGGCCGCGTTTCGGAGCGGGTGGTTTGTTGGAGTCGCTGATTGCGGATGTTCGCGAGCAGACGCAGGTCGCGATGAAGCAGTCTGATTTCAAGCTCGAGACTCTGGCTGCGCATCTGTTCATGAACTTCAAGGTCGTGGATGAGCACGGGCGGCAGCTCGCGATGGGACGCAATCTCGCGCAACTGCGCGCGGAGCTCGGTGGTCAGGCGCAGCAGCATTTTCAGAAGATTGCTTCCGGGGCAGCGGGTGTGGCGCTGGCCGGGGCGAGTGGCGTGGGAGGTGGAGCGGCCGCTGATAGCGGTGATGGACGGGGACGAGAGGCAGGACCGGGATTCGGGCAAGGCGGTCATGCGCGCGGGCCGGGCGGTGCGGCAGGTATTGTGGGTGGCGCGGGTGTCGCGGGTGCAACGTCACGCGAGAGAGCGGGTCGAGCTTCGCGCGGGCCAGGTGGCGTACCGGTGCCGCAGACCGCTTCGTCAGAAACGCCGACGACGACCGCGCTCTACGAGAACCTGACGACCTGGAACTTCGGCAAGCTTCCCGAGTTGCTGGAAATCCGCCGCGGCGGGCAGACGTTGTTTGGTTATCCGGCGCTTGTCGATCGCGGGACGCATTGCGATGTCGAGGTGTTCGATTCGCCGGACGAAGCCGCGCGAATTCACCGCGCGGGATTGCGGCGATTGTTCGCGCTGCAATTGAAGGAGCCGATCAAGTATCTGGAGAAGAACCTCCCGGGCCTGCGTGAGATGGCGATGCAGTTCATGCCGCGCGGCACGCAGGAAGAGTTGCGCGACCAGTTGGTGGATACCGCGCTCGATCGCGCCTGTCTGCAGGACCCATTGCCGGCCGACGATGTTGCATTCCACACGCGACGCGATGAAGGACGCAGCCGGCTGACCCTGCTCGCGCAGGAAATTGCCCGGCTGGTGGGGCAAATTCTCAGCGAATACGCGAGCGTTACCAAGAAGCTGGTGCAGGCGAAGCCGTTTGCGGCGGCCCATGCGGACATGCTAGGCCAACTCGATGCGCTGATCGGCAAGCGCTTCGTGATCGACACGCCATATGCGCAGCTTGCGCACTTTCCGCGCTACCTGAAGGGGATCGTGCTGCGTATCGACAAGCTCAAAGCCGACCCGGCCCGCGACGCGCGGCAGTTTGCCGAGTTTCATCCGCTGCTGCAGAACTATCAGCGCGCGCTCGCGCAGCGCGGTGGTGTCATGGACGCGCGATTGCTGGAGTTTCGCTGGCTGCTGGAGGAGTTGCGGATCTCGCTGTTTGCGCAGGAGCTGCGTACACCGATGCCGGTGTCGGTGAAGCGGCTGTACAAGGTGTGGGAGTCGATGCAGCGGTGAGGGGTTTGAGCTGCGGATGCTTGACCTGGGGGCGATTCTTTAATCGCTCGCACGGAATGCCGTTGTGCTGTTGCGCCGTTCGCTATGAGTATAAAAAAGCGCGACATCGATCCCTTGGGGATCGGTGTCGCGCAAAAGATGCAGATCGCCCAGACCTGCATCCACTCGCTGCTCGTATTACCGGGCACCTGCGATGACTGTTGTCATTGTCCGGCGGGACGGCGAAGTGTCGGTATAAGTAAATTCTTAAAAAAATGTTTGATGGATCGAACGTTGGCCTTCCAGGATGAAAAAAGGCGGGTTGCTGAATCCAGCAACCCGCCTTTTAAATTTAGTAGTCCGATGCAGGGGAATCGCTATTACTGCCGGCGTTTTCCCTGCATCCTACCAACGTCTACATTTAGAACTCGTAGCCTACTTGAGCGCGCACACCTGCATCACCCGTCGAGGTGGCCGACACTGCGCCGTTCACGAGCCATTTGCCGTTCATCGAACGGTGGGTGACACCGACAGCCAGTGCCGAGCCGTTCTTGTACGCACCAGCTCCGCCAGCCACAATCGTCTTGCCCGGACCCGACGGCGTCATGTTCGGCATGGCCATTGCTGCGGCGATGCCGGCGTAGGCGTTCTTCGCGACCTGATTCACCGAGTCTTGCACCGCGTTCACTTGCTGGTCGGTATAGTCCTTCGCCGACATGCCTGCGGGCAGATCGCCAACGGCAGCGTGCAGCGCCGAGTTCATCTGACCAAGGTTGACGGCGTCGGTATCTTCCGTGCCGGCTGCAACGTTGGTGATCTGACGCTCGTGACCTGCTGAGCCCATGGACACCGTGTTATCGCGGTCTGCGACTGAGTCGGCGCCGATCGCTACGGAGTTGTTGCCCGTTGCCTTGGCGTGATGACCCATTGCCGTGCTGTTGTCGCCCGAGGCGATGGAACCTGCGCCGTCGGCAGTGCTGTTGTTGCCGGAGGCGGTGGAGTTCGCGCCGGTTGCGGTGCTGTCGCTGCCGGAGGCCGTCGAGTTTGCACCGGTTGCCGTGCTGTTGTCGCCTGTCGCCGAGCCGTTGCTTGCGTTGTTCACGGTAATCTCTGTGACGCGAGAATCGATGCTCGTCATTTGTGTGGTGATGCCGCTGATCTGTTGCTGGAGGTTATCCTGCACCGCGTACAGCTGGCTACCGTTGACCGCGTCGAGGCTCGTGCTGTTGACCGCGCCGTTGGCCACACCGGTCAGCACTCGCGCGCCTTGGGTGCCGGTGAAGTTCACCAGCTGGCCGTTGGTTGCGCTTGCAACCGTAATGTTGCCGGTCGCGCTGTCC
It encodes:
- a CDS encoding oxidative damage protection protein, with the protein product MARMVQCAKLGKEAEGLDFPPLPGELGKRIYESISKEAWQAWLKQQTMLINENRLNMADPRARQYLMKQTEKFFFGEGADQATGYVPPSQS
- the hrpA gene encoding ATP-dependent RNA helicase HrpA — translated: MSNVPKSPASANEKTAQGAGSDPSRESHGEGGARARPAGGVKQQPQATQKSPQAGQQSREPRREHGVDPKASSKPAQGQRPRDDARRQAGAGQGPDQRGRNTPRDAQNTAGPTRGADGEREPRAPRPPRAARIVEPNPIPPITFPEALPVSGRREEIARAIANNQVVIVCGETGSGKTTQLPKICLELGRGLGAGGSGLIGHTQPRRIAASATGRRIAEELGTPFGEVVGYKVRFTDNLSPGASVKLMTDGILLAETQTDPLLKAYDTLIIDEAHERSLNIDFLLGYLREVLPKRPDLKLIVTSATIDADRFARHFGTDDKPAPVIEVSGRLYPVEVRYRAVAEDSPAVKSAEGSSSSSSSSSRERPKTQRETDRDLMDAIIDAVDELCREGPGDVLVFLPGEREIRDAAEALRKHHPPHTEILPLFARLSAAEQERVFRPSNARRIVLATNVAETSLTVPGIRYVVDTGLARVKRYSYRNKVEQLQVESISQAAANQRAGRCGRVADGVCIRLYEETDFQSRVRFTDPEILRSSLASVILRMKSLHLTAIETFPFIEPPPGRAIADGYQLLNELGAVDDDNELTPLGRELARLPLDPRVGRMILAARDQQALREVLIIASALSVQDPRDRPIEAQEQADQAHRRFADERSEFLQWLKIWNWFDEAIAHKKSNRQLHDECRANFLSQLRLREWRDVHSQLLTVVREHGWRINEAEATFEQIHLALLTGLLGNIGLKADDEPYYLGARTIKFYLWPGSALVKKAGRWVMAAELVETSRLYARCIAKIEPEWIEQIGAHLLKKSLSEPHWEKRAAQVSAFERAVLYGLPIYHRRRVSFGKQDPARARELFIRGALVEGEFDTKLAFFAHNRKLLADIEQLEHKSRRQDVLVDDELIYAFYDQALPRGIYTGASFERWYRDEVKKSGQPEDKLRLLYLSRDDLMRHEAAGVTTDLFPKRMTMSGVEMALTYHFEPGSPRDGVTLAVPLYALNQVDARRCEWLVPGMLKEKTQLLLKSLPQKLRRHCVPLPEYAAGFVDRNGGPRFGAGGLLESLIADVREQTQVAMKQSDFKLETLAAHLFMNFKVVDEHGRQLAMGRNLAQLRAELGGQAQQHFQKIASGAAGVALAGASGVGGGAAADSGDGRGREAGPGFGQGGHARGPGGAAGIVGGAGVAGATSRERAGRASRGPGGVPVPQTASSETPTTTALYENLTTWNFGKLPELLEIRRGGQTLFGYPALVDRGTHCDVEVFDSPDEAARIHRAGLRRLFALQLKEPIKYLEKNLPGLREMAMQFMPRGTQEELRDQLVDTALDRACLQDPLPADDVAFHTRRDEGRSRLTLLAQEIARLVGQILSEYASVTKKLVQAKPFAAAHADMLGQLDALIGKRFVIDTPYAQLAHFPRYLKGIVLRIDKLKADPARDARQFAEFHPLLQNYQRALAQRGGVMDARLLEFRWLLEELRISLFAQELRTPMPVSVKRLYKVWESMQR
- the argA gene encoding amino-acid N-acetyltransferase produces the protein MNSQTDLVPTPASAPATSGATESDSQHAQFVDWMRSVAPYIHAFRNKTFVVGFGGEVVHQGLLNALVSDIALLQAMGIQIVLVHGSRPQVEEQMSLHGVESEFSHGMRITDARALESAKEAAGEVRLDIEAAISQGLPNTPMAHAHISVVSGNFVTARPVGILDGVDFAHTGVVRKIDADSIRHSLASRKLVLLSPLGFSPTGEAFNLAMEDVASAAAIALRADKIVFLTETPGLMQDGEDGTELMRELSLDDAYKLHESGEVTGDAGFYLKHCIRACRGGVARAHIIPYALDGSLLLELFLHDGVGTMISYENLESLREATPDDVGGILALIEPLESDGTLVRRDRHQIERDIDHFSVIEHDGVLFGCAALYPYTQERIGEMACLTVAPEAQGTGDGERLLKRIEQRARARGLTRIFVLTTRTEHWFLKRGFVKATVDDLPEDRRRLYNWQRKSLVLMKQL